CATGGGGCATTGGTATGTTCTCTAATTACGGAGTTGCTACCGATTACCCAGATGATATTTATGCTGGTGATCTTGCTGGTGATACTTCACTTATATCTGTAAACGTAAACCCTAATGTCGCCTATCGTATTAATGACCAATTCAGTGTTGGTGCTGGTGCAAACCTTGTTTACGCAGAGGCAGAACTTAATCGTCATCAGGGCTCTATTTCGAACATCACTGGCGATCCAGCTTCAACAAAGTTGATTAGCATGACAGGTGAAACCTTTGCATTTGGTTGGAACGTAGGTGCGTTATATGAACTGAATGAAAACAATCGATTCTCTATCGCTTATCGTTCAGAGGTTGACCTAGATTTTGATGATGGCGACTTCAGCGATTACACAGGTAGAATCGTCCAAGGTAGTGCAACGACCACAACCGGTCGTCTAAAAATCACATTACCTTCGATCATTGAGATTTCAGCTTTCCACCAACTAACCGATCAATGGGCTATCCATTACGGTTGGCAACAAACGGGTTGGAGTAGCTTTAAAGAACTCAAAGCGACTAGCTCAGATTGCGCAAATGGCGAGTGCTTCAAAAAGACTGAAGATTACGACGACAATAACCGTTACTCACTAGGTGCTACTTACCAATTGAACCAAGCATGGACCTTAAGAGCTGGTTTAGCTTATGACGAGCAAGCGGGTGAAGCGACATTGAGTATTCCAGATAGCGATCGTTTCTGGTACAGCGCAGGTTTGACTTATCAGTACAGTCCTAACCTTTCAATCGATGCTGGTTTCGCTCTTGTTCAAAGTAAAGAAGGTGATTTCACTGAAACCAATGAACTTGGTCAAGAACTTGAATTCTCTGGTGATGCAGTCGCTTACCTATCTGCAATTCAAATGAACTACACCTTCAACTAAACGGAATTAAAACATGAAAAAGTTATTTAATGTTTCGCTGCTCGCTTCAGCAATGTTTCTTGCTGGTTGTGGTGATGACTCTTCGAGTTCAGGTGCTTCAACAGCGATTCAATATGAGCAATACATTCAAGATTCACTCGCACAAGCGACGAGCATCAAGTTTCAACTAACGGGTGCGGATATTGCCGTTCCTCTTCCTAGCTTCGCGTTAATGGATACTACCGACGGTACACTTGGTTTACCAACTGGCGGTGATGATTCATTAACCAACCCTATCGCAGCAATGAACACAATGGATGGCTGGTCTACTTCAATGCCAATCATCATGAACTTTGAAGGTACTGGTTTAGCTGATGGTTTCGCTACAGGTGGTGTTTACCTATTAAAGCTTAGTGGTTCACTTACTTCAGACACAGTACCAAGTGTTGCTGGAGTATTGACCTTAGGCACTGACTTTAAAGTTCTATCTAACGCCTCAACTGACACATTCACAATTGTGTTCAATGATTCCTTAGATGCTTCAAGTGAATACGTATTGGCACTTTCCAATGAACTAACGGATGTTAATGGCGATCCTGTTGGCATGTCGGCAAGTTATGCTGCGCTGAAATCAAGTGCAGTAACTTATACCGAAGGTAGCCTTGCTCAAGCACAGCAAGTCACTCAAGGTGTTGAAAAGATCTTTGCTGGAGCGACTGCTGCAGGTGCAATTAACCTTGATACTGAGAACATCATTTACTCGACGTGGTTTACTACAGAGTCTGTCGGTGATTCACTTTTCGCTACCAAAGCAGCAACCGCAACAGGATTGGCTTCAGCAAATCTAAATGGTGTTTGGAAAGATAGCGCAAACCCTAACGGCGTAGATTTATCGACGGCATACGGAATGCAGTTTGTTTCAACAAAAGATTTTACCACAGCGCTTTCTGAAGATGCGGACTTTGACAAGTACATTGGTGGCGGTGATGCCGATGCCATTGCTTTAGCAAAAGGCGCAATCAATTTAATGTATACCAACTCCGGCGCGAATGTCGATGTCAGCGAAGGCTTCGTTCAACTACCGCACTATTTGGAAAAAGACGCAAGTAACTGGAACGCTCAGCCATTCGAATCAGCGATGCCGAGCCTAGCTAAAGTATCTAGTGCTCTTAGCAACAGCGCAGAACAAGCTAACATGGCTGCGCAGCTTATTGCGGCAGGTATCGATACCAGTGTCTTAGCAACCAGCCAAACAGAACAACTTAAACTGATTGGTTTAAACCTTGTACTAGCTGATGGTTCTCCGCTAGATAGCGAGAGAGTAATCACTAAATATTCTCCAGTTCCACAAGTTAAATCATTGGAATCTGTTGAATTCTTGTTATTTACTAAGAATGGAGCAACACCAAAAAACGTTGTCATCTATCAGCATGGCATTACCTCAGCTAAAGAGAATACTTATGCCTTTGCTTATAACTTAGTGGGAGATGATACGGCGGTTCTAGCAATTGACCTTCCAATTCACGGTACACGTAGTTTGGATGATACTCGTTCGGCAAACGCTGACGTTTTGGCCTATTTAAACCTAACAAACTTGCCAGTAGCTCGCGATAACGTTCGACAAAGTGCACTAGATGTAATGGGCTTACGTGCATCATTAACCGCTTCTTTGCAAGCTGGTTTACTCGCTAGTTCTCCATTGAGTGCATTCAATCTAAATACAGGTTCACAGGTTAAATTTTTAGGTCACTCTTTGGGCGGTATTGTTGGAACGACAGCTGTTGCTGCCTCTAACCGTACGTTAGGTAGTCCAACGGCTGATGCTCTGTATTCGTTTAGTTCTGCAGCTTTTGAAAACTCTGGTGGTCAAATATCTAACCTTCTACTAGGTTCTACAGAGTTTGGTCCTCAGGTTAAACACAATGTTGCGTTGAGCGCTTCAACTGAATACGCAGGTTTCGCAACCGCAAACTGTGGAAGCCTTTCTAATAAGCAGTGCTATCAAACGTTTGAAGCAAACGCGACTGCAGCACAGAAAGCAACCATGACAGCCGCTTTTCAACAGTTCGCTTACGCTGCACAAACTGTGTTAGATACTGTTGATCCATTTACCAATGCTGCTTATCTAGTTGCTTCTGGCTCACCTGTTCTGCCTATTTATATGGGGCAAGTGCAAGGTGATGATACAGTACCAAACACTGTGGTAAACGCTCCGTTCGCGGGAACCACACCGTTAGCAACGAAGCTTGGCCTAACAGTCGTTGATTCGAGTAACACGACCCCCGACGGTGCGAAGGACTTTGTTAAGTTCAGTGATGTTGCTGCGCATAGTACATTTGTATTACCGCAAGATACCACTACACCAACACCTTTGGACGCAGGTCATCATGCAAGCATGCAGACACAAGCTACAGATTTCTTAGTAGACAACGCTTTATCAGTAGGCTCTATTAATGAAGCAGTCTTGGAACAATAATGCTTTCTCAGTGAAACCAAATGCTAGCCTAACCGCTGGCATTTTTGTTTTTATCACCAACCAACCTTCTCTAGTTAACCGTTTGCATAATATTAAAAAACACAAATGGTTGATCTCAGCTAAAATTAATCAAGACAGAATACCGTACGATCTCTTTCTTTATTGTGAATAAAGTGGATAATAGCCTCCGTAATTTAACACCTAATAAATGTGAGTCCATTATGTCTTCTGAAGCTACGATGCTAGAACGCTGCCAATCTAAATGTGAACTATGTGGTTCTGATTCTTCTCTTACTGCATACGCAGTACCGCCACACAGCCACGTAACAGTGGATCACGGCATCATGGTATGTG
This genomic window from Vibrio toranzoniae contains:
- a CDS encoding outer membrane protein transport protein is translated as MKTIQRSLVSLSVLFACNSLAAGFQVAEHSASGLGRAFSGEGAVADNASVLARNPAAMTLFDTAQFSGAVSIVDPEVNITQNNVPGSGGQSQVSKDVAPLQVVPAAYYISPINEKWAWGIGMFSNYGVATDYPDDIYAGDLAGDTSLISVNVNPNVAYRINDQFSVGAGANLVYAEAELNRHQGSISNITGDPASTKLISMTGETFAFGWNVGALYELNENNRFSIAYRSEVDLDFDDGDFSDYTGRIVQGSATTTTGRLKITLPSIIEISAFHQLTDQWAIHYGWQQTGWSSFKELKATSSDCANGECFKKTEDYDDNNRYSLGATYQLNQAWTLRAGLAYDEQAGEATLSIPDSDRFWYSAGLTYQYSPNLSIDAGFALVQSKEGDFTETNELGQELEFSGDAVAYLSAIQMNYTFN
- a CDS encoding VolA/Pla-1 family phospholipase, which gives rise to MKKLFNVSLLASAMFLAGCGDDSSSSGASTAIQYEQYIQDSLAQATSIKFQLTGADIAVPLPSFALMDTTDGTLGLPTGGDDSLTNPIAAMNTMDGWSTSMPIIMNFEGTGLADGFATGGVYLLKLSGSLTSDTVPSVAGVLTLGTDFKVLSNASTDTFTIVFNDSLDASSEYVLALSNELTDVNGDPVGMSASYAALKSSAVTYTEGSLAQAQQVTQGVEKIFAGATAAGAINLDTENIIYSTWFTTESVGDSLFATKAATATGLASANLNGVWKDSANPNGVDLSTAYGMQFVSTKDFTTALSEDADFDKYIGGGDADAIALAKGAINLMYTNSGANVDVSEGFVQLPHYLEKDASNWNAQPFESAMPSLAKVSSALSNSAEQANMAAQLIAAGIDTSVLATSQTEQLKLIGLNLVLADGSPLDSERVITKYSPVPQVKSLESVEFLLFTKNGATPKNVVIYQHGITSAKENTYAFAYNLVGDDTAVLAIDLPIHGTRSLDDTRSANADVLAYLNLTNLPVARDNVRQSALDVMGLRASLTASLQAGLLASSPLSAFNLNTGSQVKFLGHSLGGIVGTTAVAASNRTLGSPTADALYSFSSAAFENSGGQISNLLLGSTEFGPQVKHNVALSASTEYAGFATANCGSLSNKQCYQTFEANATAAQKATMTAAFQQFAYAAQTVLDTVDPFTNAAYLVASGSPVLPIYMGQVQGDDTVPNTVVNAPFAGTTPLATKLGLTVVDSSNTTPDGAKDFVKFSDVAAHSTFVLPQDTTTPTPLDAGHHASMQTQATDFLVDNALSVGSINEAVLEQ